The DNA sequence ACGCGTCGGTCTCACCTATGCGCGTAATGATGTGCCCTTCGAAAAAGTCGCGATCAGCGACAACAGCCGCGAGTTTGGTAAAAGCCTTGATGAGCCTCAGGTGTCGCCAGACCCTTCCCCGGCTCAAACCCAGGCGTCAGCTGAAACGCCGGGCCCCGATGCGGCTCGGGAGCCCCAACCCCAACTGTCACAGCCTCCCGAACGCCCCCTGCAAGTGCAAGCTCCGCAATCACCGGCCACGCCTCCGAAACCGGCGGCTTCGACCACATCGCACAACAGAGCCGTGGCGGCCCTGCTCACCAGCGACAAAGTCACAGCCGCCGTGGCCCTCGATCAACTGGCCGGCGGCAGTAACGCCAACCTCGCCAAGGCCACCTTGAGCAGCGTCACACCGGTCAGCGCCAGCCTGCTGTCGGCCATGCACCAGCTCGATAACCTGCATGACAGCCAACGAAACGCACCCCGCCACGCAGCCGGAAACGCCGAGAGCGGAAGGGTCTGGCTGCAGGCCCTCGGCCATAGCGGGAAACTGGATCGCGATGTGGAGCCCATGCAGCATTTCACCAAAGGACTGCTGCTCGGTGCGGACTGGCGCCTCGACGAAGAATGGCGACTGGGCTTGATGGGCGGCTCCTCCGACACGCGCATCGACAGCAAAGCGCTGGACGGCGATCTCGACAGCTGGCACCTCGGCGCCTACGCCTTGCGCCAGACCGGTCCGTTGTCACTTCGGTTCGGCGCAGCCTGGAGCCGTCATGAAGGCAATACCCGCCGCGAAGTCGCGTTCGGTCGCTTCCACGATCGACTCAAGGGCAACTACCGCGCCAGTACCCAGCAAACGTTCATCGAGTCGGGATACAACCTGGGTCGAGCCAACGTCAGCATCGAACCGTTTGCCGGTATCGGCTACCAACGCTACCAGCGCGACGGCTACACCGAGACAGGCGGAGCCGCGGCGCTCAAGGTGGATGATCAATCCCAAGGCAACTTCAACACCACCGTCGGCCTGCGCATGACGAACGTCAGCACGCTGGATAACGGCATGCGACTCACGCCACGATTCAGCGCGGGATGGAAACATGTTTACGGCGAGACCTACACCAGCACCTCGCAACGCCTGGTCACCGGCGGCCATGACTACACCGTTTACGGCGCAGAGCTGGATCGCAACAGCCTGACGCTCGACACAGGGCTTGATCTGGCCGTCTCGGCCAGTCACACCCTCGGTGTTGGCTTGTCGGGTGAGATCGGTACCGACAGCCGAAACCACGGCGTATCGGGTCAGTGGCGAATGGCGTTCTGAGTTCAGGTCGGGCGCTGCCGAACCTTGCGGCAGCGCCTGAAAAGCAAAAAAAAGGGGAGCACATGCCCCCCCGAGGTTTAAAGCGTTGTATCGAGGCCGTTATCTCAGCCTTCGATCTCGATCAGGATTTCGCCCGGGTTCACCCGGTCGCCCTTGGCGACGTGGATGGCCGTGACCTTACCGGCAATCGCGGCCTGGACTTCGGTTTCCATCTTCATCGCTTCGGTGATCAGCACAGCCTGGCCCGCCTTGACGGTGTCGCCTTCCTTGACCAGCACATCGACGATGTTGCCCGGCATGGTGGTGCTGACGTGGCCCGGTGCCGAAGCCTGCTTGCGCTTGCTGCTGCCGCCTCCGACAAATTCGTTGAGCGGCTCGAACACCACTTCTTCCGGCATGCCGTCGATGGACAGATAGAAATGACGCTTGCCCTCAGCCTTGACGCCGACACCGGTGATGTCCACGCGGTAGGTTTCACCGTGCACGTCGATGACGAACTCGGTCGGTACACCTTCGCCGCCGGCCGAAGCCACCTTGCCCGCTTCGGGGATCGGCAGCAGCACTTCCGGGGTGAGGGTGCCGGCGGCACGCTCTTCGAGGAACTTGCGACCGATATCCGGGAACATGGCAAAAGTCAGCACGTCCTCTTCGGATTTGGCCAGTGCGCCGATATCGGCACGCAGCTTGGTCATTTCCGGCTTGAGCAGGTCGGCTGGACGTACGTCGATCACCTCCTCGCTACCGATGGCCTGACGACGCAGTTTCTCGTTCACGGTGCCCGGCGCCTTGCCGTAGCCGCCTTGCAGGTAGAGCTTCACCTCGTTGGTGATGGTCTTGTAGCGCTCG is a window from the Pseudomonas gozinkensis genome containing:
- a CDS encoding autotransporter domain-containing protein; the protein is MARILEFDLSTTEVDPMPVRNKHRLHQLAIAIALTLGYAEFTLAQQLALDSDPQPSQTPEQVISALDAFISDPATLEKKINKEIKGKKGISLKLRDENNLVIMESQGSFTGVVDGGGGKNVLQLSATEGGKLGESRNFDGLDVKRGNWDRNGPGDFTSGVVVRTQASLTNEGTINGGALIEGILINKGLISRDVTVLSGGDLTNSGQIAGNVDVRESGHFAGSGIVGHLSVLGRFSVDEVYGAPRVRGDLNLSPPAVLAYSVDASGNSPTIVVEGTAHLGDATLRLVTSGDYPQSSQHTILEASKVEGRFGNVENDLAFMTPTLDYGDPKRVGLTYARNDVPFEKVAISDNSREFGKSLDEPQVSPDPSPAQTQASAETPGPDAAREPQPQLSQPPERPLQVQAPQSPATPPKPAASTTSHNRAVAALLTSDKVTAAVALDQLAGGSNANLAKATLSSVTPVSASLLSAMHQLDNLHDSQRNAPRHAAGNAESGRVWLQALGHSGKLDRDVEPMQHFTKGLLLGADWRLDEEWRLGLMGGSSDTRIDSKALDGDLDSWHLGAYALRQTGPLSLRFGAAWSRHEGNTRREVAFGRFHDRLKGNYRASTQQTFIESGYNLGRANVSIEPFAGIGYQRYQRDGYTETGGAAALKVDDQSQGNFNTTVGLRMTNVSTLDNGMRLTPRFSAGWKHVYGETYTSTSQRLVTGGHDYTVYGAELDRNSLTLDTGLDLAVSASHTLGVGLSGEIGTDSRNHGVSGQWRMAF